A DNA window from Mycobacterium sp. IDR2000157661 contains the following coding sequences:
- a CDS encoding pirin family protein — MPAITADTMTLPRIPAPVATDTERPVRSITTGPRGFEGEGFPVVRAFAGVPAADLDPFVHMDQMGEVEYEPGEPRGTDWHPHRGFETVTYMIDGRFAHQDSHGGGGLITDGATQWMTAGSGILHIETPPAELVASGGLFHGVQLWVNLPRKDKFAAPRYQAIEGDQVKLVSSRDGGALLRVIAGDIDGQRGPGATHTPITLAHTTVQPGARLDLPWNRDFNALVYVLSGRGTVGQRPIRQGQLAVLGSGDRIAVTAEPRQDSHRSALEVLLLGGRPIREPVFQYGPFVMNSRPELVQALEDYQAGRFGTIPPNALMPHRP; from the coding sequence ATGCCAGCCATCACCGCCGACACCATGACCCTGCCCCGCATCCCGGCACCCGTCGCGACCGACACCGAGCGGCCCGTTCGGTCCATCACCACCGGTCCCCGCGGTTTCGAGGGCGAGGGCTTTCCGGTGGTGCGTGCCTTCGCCGGGGTGCCCGCCGCCGACCTCGACCCCTTCGTGCACATGGACCAGATGGGTGAGGTCGAATACGAACCAGGGGAGCCCAGAGGCACCGACTGGCACCCGCACCGTGGATTCGAGACCGTCACCTACATGATCGACGGTCGATTCGCGCACCAGGACTCCCACGGTGGCGGCGGCTTGATCACCGACGGCGCCACGCAATGGATGACAGCGGGCTCCGGCATCCTGCACATCGAGACCCCGCCTGCCGAACTGGTCGCCAGCGGTGGGCTGTTCCACGGTGTCCAGTTGTGGGTCAACCTGCCCCGGAAGGACAAGTTCGCCGCGCCGCGCTACCAGGCCATCGAAGGCGACCAGGTGAAGCTGGTGTCGTCCCGCGACGGCGGCGCGCTGCTTCGCGTCATCGCGGGCGACATCGACGGTCAGAGGGGCCCGGGTGCCACACACACGCCGATCACGTTGGCGCATACGACCGTTCAGCCCGGCGCCCGGCTCGACCTGCCGTGGAATCGTGACTTCAACGCGCTGGTCTACGTCCTGTCCGGGCGAGGAACGGTCGGTCAGCGCCCGATCCGGCAGGGCCAGCTGGCCGTGCTCGGGTCCGGCGACCGGATCGCCGTCACCGCCGAGCCGCGGCAGGACAGCCACCGGTCTGCTCTCGAGGTGCTGCTCCTCGGCGGGCGGCCGATCCGTGAGCCGGTGTTCCAGTACGGGCCGTTCGTGATGAACAGCAGGCCGGAGCTGGTCCAGGCGCTCGAGGACTACCAGGCGGGACGGTTCGGCACCATCCCGCCGAACGCGCTCATGCCGCACCGCCCCTGA